A window of the Novipirellula caenicola genome harbors these coding sequences:
- a CDS encoding DUF6384 family protein: protein MPNANAQQQAPRRARPHSMSAIELPGQNLTLEETLRVMDVAREMRDQRQTAEEMFRHDDVRTNLRKKLTRAAQLSGDNVTEAEIDAAIDQYLSTLHTYEDPEPGLKSFLAHCWVWRDRILYGAGTLAAASGLLWYLFA from the coding sequence ATGCCCAACGCCAACGCACAGCAACAGGCTCCACGCCGAGCACGTCCGCATTCGATGTCAGCGATCGAATTGCCCGGCCAAAACTTGACGCTCGAAGAAACATTGCGAGTGATGGACGTCGCTCGCGAGATGCGGGACCAGCGTCAAACCGCCGAAGAAATGTTTCGCCACGACGACGTGCGGACAAACCTTCGCAAAAAATTAACGCGTGCCGCTCAGTTGTCAGGCGACAACGTCACCGAAGCCGAAATCGATGCGGCAATCGATCAGTACTTGTCGACGCTGCACACCTACGAAGATCCAGAGCCGGGACTAAAAAGCTTTCTTGCTCATTGTTGGGTGTGGCGAGATCGCATTCTCTATGGTGCGGGCACGCTTGCCGCCGCGAGCGGTTTACTGTGGTATTTGTTTGCTTGA